A genomic segment from Macrobrachium rosenbergii isolate ZJJX-2024 chromosome 30, ASM4041242v1, whole genome shotgun sequence encodes:
- the LOC136854883 gene encoding zinc finger protein OZF-like, translating into MADLSIIHEQRNPADVWLKGILTSRGADDFNAGEVKNHLDSFAFEDDLAEKDLPNAMEFVSVECNMLFDSDFNINNDNKLGERSVRKKKHKSKKSKYGKSSKKNAVFPLLYPLPLISELFRYRNVDVYKRSNKDGPFVKIFPSESVSEKSNYNSLEATETDECEDSVNVKKLKDQECDICGRQLLSQDLEAHLQQDHMEGIFFKCEVCKKKFTEKKYLIAHRILHVNVVGRPYPCSLCHERFTNKTALKNHSQSHHAFGKDVHSEVSNLTLQADDREQTAGNKKEFQCQHCEKSFTYKVQCTSHEKLHSGNVIVKCDDCDDTFNVKQMVNHQRKHSKGRPYQCDKCGAAFRARSSLWSHKKSHFGHKPRECPDCGSMFWKSSALKKHKKTHHE; encoded by the coding sequence ATGGCTGACCTGAGCATAATACATGAACAGAGGAATCCAGCAGACGTCTGGTTAAAGGGCATTTTGACGTCGAGAGGCGCAGACGACTTTAATGCAGGGGAAGTGAAAAATCATCTCGACAGCTTCGCTTTCGAAGATGACCTCGCTGAAAAGGACCTCCCCAATGCCATGGAGTTTGTGAGTGTCGAGTGTAACATGCTCTTTGACTCGGATTTTAACATAAACAACGATAACAAACTGGGGGAGAGGAGCGTTCGGAAAAAGAAGCACAAAAGCAAGAAGAGCAAGTACGGTAAGTCCTCCAAGAAGAATGCCGTGTTTCCCCTCTTGTACCCCCTCCCGCTGATATCGGAACTCTTTCGGTACCGGAACGTTGACGTGTACAAACGGTCGAATAAGGACGGGCCGTTCGTCAAGATTTTCCCCTCGGAATCTGTCAGCGAGAAAAGTAACTACAACAGTCTCGAGGCCACGGAGACTGACGAGTGCGAGGATAGTGTTAATGTGAAAAAGTTGAAGGACCAAGAGTGTGATATTTGCGGAAGACAGCTCCTGTCCCAGGATTTAGAAGCGCACTTGCAGCAAGACCACATGGAAGGCATTTTTTTCAAATGTGAAGTCTGCAAGAAGAAATTCACCGAGAAGAAGTACCTGATCGCTCATCGAATATTGCACGTGAATGTGGTGGGGAGACCCTACCCCTGTTCGCTATGTCACGAGAGGTTCACCAACAAAACGGCCCTGAAGAATCACTCCCAGAGCCATCATGCCTTCGGGAAGGACGTACACAGTGAAGTGTCGAATCTGACACTGCAGGCGGATGACAGGGAACAGACTGCTGGCAATAAGAAGGAATTCCAGTGCCAGCATTGTGAGAAGTCCTTCACTTACAAGGTACAGTGCACCAGCCACGAAAAGCTCCACTCGGGCAACGTTATCGTGAAGTGCGACGACTGTGACGATACTTTTAACGTAAAACAAATGGTTAATCACCAGCGCAAGCATTCCAAAGGCAGACCGTACCAGTGTGACAAGTGTGGCGCCGCGTTTCGGGCTCGTTCCTCTCTGTGGTCGCATAAAAAGTCGCACTTTGGGCACAAGCCTAGGGAGTGCCCGGACTGTGGGTCCATGTTTTGGAAAAGTTCAGCTCTGAAAAAGCACAAGAAAACTCATCATGAATGA
- the LOC136854884 gene encoding mediator of RNA polymerase II transcription subunit 12-like → MHVPLLGHHPKCYSVDNKCYCASGQPLQLPPENAYQAKYAGHDIKCFLYDDKCYCASKQPYHLPPPSAAPPQQQQQQQMKPYVPPTQVSSQPMHDPRQAQAMAGRPPGMVDPRQAQAVAAGARPPGVVDPRQAQAMAAGARPPGVVDPRQAQAMAAAGRPPGMVDPRQAQAMAAGARPPGMVDPRQAQAMAAGARPPGMVDPRQAQAAMAAGARPPGMVDPRQAQAMAAGGTPPGMVDPRQAQAMAAAGRPPGMVDPRQAQAMAAGGHPGMMDPRQAQAMAAAGRPPGMVDPRQAQAMAAGGGHPGMMDPRQAQAMAAGARPPGMVDPRQAQAMAAGGVPQRMVDPRQAQAMAAGVRPPGMVDPRQAQAMAAGLRPSGTVDPRQAQAMAAGGGYPGMMDPRQAQAMVAGGVPQRMVDPRQAQAMAAGGVPPRMMDPRLAQAMAAGGGHPGMMDPRLAQAMAAGGGHPGMMDPRLAQAMAAGSDHPRMMDPRLAQAIVAGGGPPSMVDMKQTQANAVGDLSKMVDPKQTQATATGGGAPSGMADNQQSQAVVAAGSPPRMGSPGQAAGVPPKMVDPGNIQAMAARVIVADTSQVQAMNAGASEKANSSGSDSSRSVDSTEIQHMPKAVPPNLVDPQYPLPTPTSAAVSHNADPRLMQAVAAGRCQQPQDVSQTDGKMKTGIHQSQQVSQQQIPHLEGNPSLAQIMTLKGIQLSQPGSPGKIDPRLAQLLASRNGQQSNGLQVPPGCAEKTEKSAPETQNGVDASGCDELSRSEQDSPRETTDLQPEDPQPGEKKRPTSPDLSLQSLSLETDEEKLSVLQTSGPLSDVARENCCKA, encoded by the exons ATGCATGTGCCTCTCCTTGGCCATCACCCCAAGTGTTACAGTGTGGACAACAAGTGCTACTGTGCCAGTGGTCAGCCTCTTCAGCTGCCCCCGGAAAATGCCTACCAGGCCAAGTATGCTGGACATGACATCAAGTGTTTTCTGTACGACGACAAGTGCTATTGCGCCAGCAAGCAGCCGTATCATTTGCCACCCCCGTCGGCTGCCCctccacagcagcagcagcagcaacaaatgAAACCTTACGTTCCTCCTACCCAGGTTAGCAGTCAGCCAATGCATGATCCCAGACAGGCTCAGGCCATGGCTGGAAGGCCTCCTGGAATGGTGGACCCAAGACAGGCTCAAGCCGTGGCTGCAGGTGCAAGACCTCCAGGAGTGGTGGACCCAAGACAGGCTCAAGCCATGGCTGCAGGTGCAAGACCTCCAGGAGTGGTGGACCCAAGACAGGCTCAAGCCATGGCTGCAGCTGGAAGGCCTCCTGGAATGGTGGATCCAAGACAGGCTCAAGCCATGGCTGCGGGTGCAAGGCCTCCAGGAATGGTGGACCCAAGACAGGCTCAGGCCATGGCTGCAGGTGCAAGGCCTCCAGGTATGGTGGACCCAAGACAGGCTCAAGCAGCCATGGCTGCAGGTGCAAGGCCTCCAGGTATGGTGGATCCAAGACAGGCTCAAGCCATGGCTGCAGGAGGTACTCCTCCAGGAATGGTGGACCCAAGGCAGGCTCAAGCCATGGCTGCAGCTGGAAGGCCCCCTGGAATGGTGGATCCAAGACAGGCTCAAGCCATGGCTGCAGGAGGACATCCAGGAATGATGGACCCAAGACAG GCTCAAGCCATGGCTGCAGCTGGAAGGCCTCCAGGAATGGTAGATCCAAGACAGGCTCAAGCCATGGCTGCAGGAGGAGGACATCCAGGAATGATGGACCCAAGACAGGCTCAAGCCATGGCTGCAGGAGCAAGGCCCCCTGGAATGGTGGACCCAAGACAGGCTCAAGCCATGGCTGCAGGAGGAGTGCCTCAAAGAATGGTTGATCCAAGACAGGCTCAAGCTATGGCTGCAGGTGTAAGGCCTCCAGGAATGGTAGATCCAAGACAGGCTCAAGCCATGGCTGCAGGATTAAGGCCTTCTGGAACAGTTGACCCAAGACAGGCTCAAGCCATGGCTGCAGGAGGAGGATATCCAGGAATGATGGACCCTAGACAGGCTCAAGCCATGGTTGCAGGTGGAGTGCCTCAAAGGATGGTGGACCCAAGACAGGCTCAAGCCATGGCAGCAGGTGGAGTGCCTCCAAGAATGATGGACCCAAGATTGGCTCAAGCTATGGCTGCAGGAGGAGGACATCCAGGAATGATGGACCCAAGACTGGCTCAAGCCATGGCTGCAGGAGGAGGACATCCAGGAATGATGGACCCAAGACTGGCTCAAGCCATGGCTGCAGGCAGTGACCATCCAAGAATGATGGACCCAAGACTGGCTCAAGCCATCGTTGCAGGAGGAGGTCCCCCAAGCATGGTAGACATGAAACAGACTCAAGCAAATGCTGTAGGTGACCTTTCAAAAATGGTTGACCCAAAACAAACTCAGGCCACAGCTACAGGTGGTGGAGCTCCTTCAGGAATGGCTGATAACCAACAGTCTCAGGCTGTTGTTGCTGCTggaagtcctccaaggatgggcAGTCCAGGACAGGCTGCAGGAGTACCACCAAAGATGGTTGACCCAGGAAATATTCAGGCCATGGCTGCCAGGGTTATCGTGGCTGACACAAGTCAGGTTCAGGCCATGAATGCAGGTGCCTCAGAAAAAGCCAACTCTTCAGGAAGTGATTCTTCGAGATCAGTAGACTCTACAGAGATTCAGCACATGCCTAAAGCTGTACCTCCAAATTTGGTTGACCCACAGTACCCACTCCCCACGCCAACAAGTGCTGCCGTGTCACACAATGCTGACCCCAGACTTATGCAAGCTGTAGCAGCCGGTAGATGTCAGCAACCACAAGATGTCTCTCAGACTGATGGTAAAATGAAGACTGGCATCCATCAGTCGCAACAAGTTTCTCAGCAGCAAATTCCACATTTGGAGGGGAATCCTAGTCTAGCCCAGATCATGACACTGAAGGGCATCCAACTGTCGCAACCCGGAAGCCCAGGTAAAATTGACCCGCGGTTAGCACAGCTTCTAGCATCAAGAAATGGTCAGCAGTCAAATGGTCTTCAAGTTCCCCCAGGTTGTGCAGAGAAAACGGAAAAATCAGCCCCCGAGACGCAGAACGGAGTTGATGCTAGTGGCTGCGACGAACTGAGCAGATCGGAACAGGATTCTCCCAGGGAAACGACGGATCTGCAGCCGGAAGACCCACAACCAGGGGAAAAAAAACGACCAACTAGCCCAGACCTTTCTCTTCAGTCACTTTCGTTGGAGACTGATGAAGAGAAGTTGAGTGTACTGCAGACCAGTGGACCCTTGAGTGACGTTGCGAGAGAGAATTGCTGTAAAGCGTAG